A DNA window from Linepithema humile isolate Giens D197 chromosome 6, Lhum_UNIL_v1.0, whole genome shotgun sequence contains the following coding sequences:
- the ltl gene encoding podocan-like protein 1 isoform X2, with product MSGILYTLLGLAASTSLHCAVRREINPCTCRQEEFSSPVINQAQTAVTVAASVGGAINANNNAAVGGIGGGVGGVGGGGGSGGGGGSGGHHVGERIEVLCEKMKSFDQLAEALSGKFTPEQQITLRVAHSNLRDISRHDFKELRMSITRLELNHDHLGVVDGDVFAGLGRTQYLSLADNEMPAIPKHILSHLSLLRTLDLSRNRISRIDSDDFKYNPTLQHLAMAGNAISEMTPSSLPPLVKHLHVGRNHLNSLNHTLRDLNQLEWLLINSNELTSLDGELPSSGHNLKMLYAVDNKLTHLPAEFRYLHRLETLFLQHNKIRKLDGTLQKARRLKFLELSYNELQELNADDFIEAEMLEDLELGHNSLKSLGGADGDGNGSALYPLRSLKILNLTHNELREFSLASLRGVRELRLLDLSNNRIARLHRGRPSSENLVEEEGEEIAGGNIQELGLQHNELRSLDGSLFLGMKELQKLNLSHNALGPTIGPRDLRGLDGLRVLDISHNQLTTLEDTSETWLPSLEELNASHNRLVILSGRDFRGFPVLCWADVSMNQIRTLMPELVANTRCTIHGVPDVLRIYLQAQRVAFRTSVFFWRFPLVMFNIIWQQLAYD from the exons ATGTCCGGCATTCTCTACACGCTGCTGGGCCTCGCGGCCAGCACGAGCCTCCACTGCGCCGTGCGCCGCGAAATCAATCCGTGCACCTGCAGACAGGAGGAGTTCTCCAGTCCCGTTATCAACCAGGCGCAGACGGCGGTGACGGTGGCCGCGTCCGTCGGCGGGGCCATCAACGCGAACAACAATGCCGCTGTCGGCGGCATCGGCGGCGGCGTCGGCggcgtcggcggcggcggcggcagcggcggcggcggaggaAGCGGTGGTCACCACGTAGGTGAGCGTATCGAGGTGCTATGCGAAAAGATGAAGTCCTTCGATCAATTGGCTGAGGCTTTGAGCGGCAAGTTCACCCCCGAACAGCAGATCACCCTGCGAGTGGCGCACTCGAATCTACGCGACATATCACGCCACGACTTCAAGGAGCTGCGTATGTCCATCACCCGGCTCGAGTTGAACCACGATCATCTGGG GGTCGTAGACGGCGATGTTTTCGCCGGTCTGGGTCGCACGCAGTACTTGAGTCTCGCGGACAACGAGATGCCGGCGATCCCGAAGCACATCCTGTCGCATCTGTCGCTGCTGAGGACTCTGGATCTCAGCCGGAACCGGATAAGCCGCATCGATTCGGATGATTTCAAG TACAATCCGACGCTTCAGCACTTGGCCATGGCCGGAAACGCGATCTCGGAGATGACCCCGAGCTCGCTGCCGCCTCTTGTGAAGCATTTGCACGTCGGCAGAAATCATCTCAACAGTCTGAATCATACTTTAAG AGATTTAAATCAACTCGAGTGGTTGCTCATTAATTCTAACGAGCTCACGTCACTCGACGGCGAGCTACCGTCGTCCGGCCACAATCTCAAGATGCTTTATGCCGTGGATAACAAACTGACGCATCTGCCGGCCGAGTTCCGATACCTCCACCGTCTGGAGACCCTCTTTCTCCAGCACAACAAGATCCGAAAACTCGACGGCACGCTGCAGAAGGCCAGACGCTTGAAATTCTTGGAGCTCTCGTACAACGAGCTGCAGGAG CTGAACGCGGACGATTTCATAGAGGCCGAGATGTTGGAGGACCTCGAGCTCGGACACAACTCTCTCAAGTCCCTCGGCGGCGCGGACGGCGACGGAAACGGGAGCGCCCTTTACCCTCTCAGATCGCTGAAGATCCTGAATCTCACGCACAACGAGCTCCGCGAGTTCTCGCTGGCCTCCCTGCGCGGTGTACGCGAGCTCAGATTGCTCGATCTATCGAACAACCGGATCGCCAGATTACACAGAGGAAGGCCATCCTCCGAG AATCTGGTGGAGGAGGAGGGCGAGGAGATCGCAGGCGGCAACATCCAGGAGCTCGGTCTCCAGCATAACGAATTGCGCAGCCTGGATGGCTCCTTGTTTCTGGGAATGAAGGAGCTGCAAAAGCTCAATCTGAGTCATAACGCGCTAGGCCCTACGATCGGACCGCGCGACCTGCGCGGTCTCGACGGCCTGCGCGTACTCGATATCTCGCACAATCAACTCACCACTCTCGAGGACACGTCGGAG ACGTGGCTGCCGTCCTTGGAGGAATTGAACGCGTCACACAATCGCCTGGTCATACTGTCCGGCCGAGATTTTCGCGGCTTTCCGGTGCTCTGCTGGGCCGACGTCAGCATGAATCAAATACGTACTCTCATGCCGGAGCTGGTGGCCAATACACGATGCACGATTCACGGAGTCCCCGACGTGCTACGTATATACCTTCAAG CTCAGAGAGTAGCATTCCGTACTTCCGTTTTCTTTTGGAGATTTCCGCTCGTAATGTTCAATATAATTTGGCAACAATTGGCGTACGATTAA
- the LOC105678304 gene encoding uncharacterized protein: MDLENLKCDIREVLESEDNMNILLQKWRLSCQEFRSHVAVKIEKKLLYEEDCDKKKSVKYEKLLEIQNEINKVKFDVDAIIQQQKISDKKILNITTLQKSLKDESENLKVQRDNFLLNIVDIKQEHEQKRKKKFSKWNAIKRGCNTYKSNLNMYLELKEEQNDQHAKISFFINSLNDELSNKYFAQLLFSNGQWSVEQIEPTLKKEHLNQLISVAMDSSEPSKILEITLFLCELRSIFLKHYMKKETANHSADK; the protein is encoded by the exons ATGGATCTCGAAAATCTTAAGTGCGATATACGCGAAGTACTCGAAAGTGAAGACAATATGAATATTCTTCTACAAAAATGGAGATTATCGTGTCAAGAGTTTCGATCACATGTCGCTGtcaagattgaaaaaaaacttctttatGAGGAAG ACTGTGATAAGAAGAAATCTGtcaaatatgaaaaactgTTAGAGATACAAAATGAAATcaacaaagtaaaatttgatGTAGATGCTATTATACAGCAACAGAAGATAAgtgataagaaaatattgaatataacaACGTTACAGAAGAGTTTAAAAGATGAATCGGAGAATCTTAAAGTGCaaagagataattttttactgaaCATAGTGGACATAAAGCaag AACATGaacaaaaaaggaaaaaaaaattttcgaaatggaATGCTATAAAGCGTGGTTGTAACACGTACAAATCGAACTTGAATATGTACTTAGAGCTCAAAGAAGAGCAAAATGATCAACATGcaaaaatttccttttttataaaCTCACTTAATGATGAACTCTCAAATAAATACTTTGCACAATTATTATTCAGTAATGGTCAATGGAGTg ttgAACAAATTGAACCAACGTTAAAGAAAGAGCATTTAAACCAGTTAATTAGTGTTGCAATGGACAGTTCCGAACCATccaaaattttggaaattacattatttttatgcgaGTTACGAAGtatatttctaaaacattACATGAAGAAGGAGACTGCAAATCACAGTGCGGATAAATAA
- the LOC105678218 gene encoding uncharacterized protein, whose protein sequence is MDGGDNDSDGVKDARCFVCDDEIQGRYYALATCKTQHSQTKIIQKLGELVGERYMFVIAEDDVICRCCATLINTFDRLEMEMRNIRDRVLQFIKLKYALTDGDLQDSNNRPKPCQPPQITRSNVKEISYCAEQSEIDLETYSKNKKIQKKPYSWLQCDKCKYTTESNSFMMYHLRDHLKQKFCNKCGMRISANKKDKRHNCTKINELENKENEKDNSNIIVKNDSMEPSFLETAMQSILLPVQMTPPPLTGLSSCDHLYISNVTPNASTSSNLEINVLEQDMDIVDTNDLNKMTRSESNIIQETEIQTRREDKRQTLTLTEDGNVEIVEMESWNNM, encoded by the exons ATGGATGGAGGAGATAATGATAGTGACGGAGTAAAGGATGCACGATGTTTCGTTTGCGACGATGAAATTCAGGGCCGCTATTACGCTTTGGCTACATGCAAAACACAACATTCGCAAACCAAAATAATCCAAAAACTCGGCGAATTAGTCGGCGAAAG ATACATGTTTGTTATAGCCGAAGACGATGTGATTTGTCGTTGTTGTGCCACTCTTATTAATACTTTCGACAGGCTGGAAATGGAAATGCGCAACATTCGTGATCGCGTTCTACAATTTATAAAGCTGAAATATGCTTTAACAGATGGAGATCTTCAGGATAGTAACAACAGACCAAAGCCATGCCAGCCACCACAAATCACAAGATCCAATGTAAAAGAGATCAGTTATTGCGCTGAACAGAGTGAGATTGACTTAGAAACAtactcaaaaaataaaaagatacagAAAAAACCGTACTCATGGTTACAATGTGATAAGTGTAAATATACCACTGAGTCCAATTCCTTTATGATGTATCACTTGAGAGATCATCTCAAACAGaagttttgcaataaatgtggCATGCGTATATCTGCaaataagaaagataaaagaCACAATTGtaccaaaataaatgaattagaaAACAAGGAAAATGAGAAAG ATAATTCTAACATTATTGTCAAGAATGATTCGATGGAGCCATCATTTTTAGAGACAGCAATGCAATCGATTTTATTGCCTGTGCAAATGACACCACCTCCATTAACAGGTTTATCAAGTTGTGATCATTTATACATTTCCAATGTCACACCAA ATGCTTCAACATCCTCGAATTTGGAGATTAACGTTTTGGAGCAAGACATGGATATTGTTGACACTAATGACTTAAATAAAATGACGAGATCagaatcaaatattatacaagAAACAGAAATACAAACTAGGAGGGAAGATAAAAGACAAACATTAACTTTGACGGAGGATGGAAATGTAGAAATAGTAGAGATGGAATCATGGAACAATATGTGA
- the ltl gene encoding insulin-like growth factor-binding protein complex acid labile subunit isoform X1 — protein sequence MSGILYTLLGLAASTSLHCAVRREINPCTCRQEEFSSPVINQAQTAVTVAASVGGAINANNNAAVGGIGGGVGGVGGGGGSGGGGGSGGHHVGERIEVLCEKMKSFDQLAEALSGKFTPEQQITLRVAHSNLRDISRHDFKELRMSITRLELNHDHLGVVDGDVFAGLGRTQYLSLADNEMPAIPKHILSHLSLLRTLDLSRNRISRIDSDDFKYNPTLQHLAMAGNAISEMTPSSLPPLVKHLHVGRNHLNSLNHTLRDLNQLEWLLINSNELTSLDGELPSSGHNLKMLYAVDNKLTHLPAEFRYLHRLETLFLQHNKIRKLDGTLQKARRLKFLELSYNELQELNADDFIEAEMLEDLELGHNSLKSLGGADGDGNGSALYPLRSLKILNLTHNELREFSLASLRGVRELRLLDLSNNRIARLHRGRPSSENLVEEEGEEIAGGNIQELGLQHNELRSLDGSLFLGMKELQKLNLSHNALGPTIGPRDLRGLDGLRVLDISHNQLTTLEDTSETWLPSLEELNASHNRLVILSGRDFRGFPVLCWADVSMNQIRTLMPELVANTRCTIHGVPDVLRIYLQDNPVLCDAGLADLTVALEVNHAKVYGVGSDCPSTTTSAPSPPPLPTTTTTTTSATTTTTTTTTTTSSSTAVEPTSVLPPAPLPPKLLLAAAAAVSGGNVSFAATLE from the exons ATGTCCGGCATTCTCTACACGCTGCTGGGCCTCGCGGCCAGCACGAGCCTCCACTGCGCCGTGCGCCGCGAAATCAATCCGTGCACCTGCAGACAGGAGGAGTTCTCCAGTCCCGTTATCAACCAGGCGCAGACGGCGGTGACGGTGGCCGCGTCCGTCGGCGGGGCCATCAACGCGAACAACAATGCCGCTGTCGGCGGCATCGGCGGCGGCGTCGGCggcgtcggcggcggcggcggcagcggcggcggcggaggaAGCGGTGGTCACCACGTAGGTGAGCGTATCGAGGTGCTATGCGAAAAGATGAAGTCCTTCGATCAATTGGCTGAGGCTTTGAGCGGCAAGTTCACCCCCGAACAGCAGATCACCCTGCGAGTGGCGCACTCGAATCTACGCGACATATCACGCCACGACTTCAAGGAGCTGCGTATGTCCATCACCCGGCTCGAGTTGAACCACGATCATCTGGG GGTCGTAGACGGCGATGTTTTCGCCGGTCTGGGTCGCACGCAGTACTTGAGTCTCGCGGACAACGAGATGCCGGCGATCCCGAAGCACATCCTGTCGCATCTGTCGCTGCTGAGGACTCTGGATCTCAGCCGGAACCGGATAAGCCGCATCGATTCGGATGATTTCAAG TACAATCCGACGCTTCAGCACTTGGCCATGGCCGGAAACGCGATCTCGGAGATGACCCCGAGCTCGCTGCCGCCTCTTGTGAAGCATTTGCACGTCGGCAGAAATCATCTCAACAGTCTGAATCATACTTTAAG AGATTTAAATCAACTCGAGTGGTTGCTCATTAATTCTAACGAGCTCACGTCACTCGACGGCGAGCTACCGTCGTCCGGCCACAATCTCAAGATGCTTTATGCCGTGGATAACAAACTGACGCATCTGCCGGCCGAGTTCCGATACCTCCACCGTCTGGAGACCCTCTTTCTCCAGCACAACAAGATCCGAAAACTCGACGGCACGCTGCAGAAGGCCAGACGCTTGAAATTCTTGGAGCTCTCGTACAACGAGCTGCAGGAG CTGAACGCGGACGATTTCATAGAGGCCGAGATGTTGGAGGACCTCGAGCTCGGACACAACTCTCTCAAGTCCCTCGGCGGCGCGGACGGCGACGGAAACGGGAGCGCCCTTTACCCTCTCAGATCGCTGAAGATCCTGAATCTCACGCACAACGAGCTCCGCGAGTTCTCGCTGGCCTCCCTGCGCGGTGTACGCGAGCTCAGATTGCTCGATCTATCGAACAACCGGATCGCCAGATTACACAGAGGAAGGCCATCCTCCGAG AATCTGGTGGAGGAGGAGGGCGAGGAGATCGCAGGCGGCAACATCCAGGAGCTCGGTCTCCAGCATAACGAATTGCGCAGCCTGGATGGCTCCTTGTTTCTGGGAATGAAGGAGCTGCAAAAGCTCAATCTGAGTCATAACGCGCTAGGCCCTACGATCGGACCGCGCGACCTGCGCGGTCTCGACGGCCTGCGCGTACTCGATATCTCGCACAATCAACTCACCACTCTCGAGGACACGTCGGAG ACGTGGCTGCCGTCCTTGGAGGAATTGAACGCGTCACACAATCGCCTGGTCATACTGTCCGGCCGAGATTTTCGCGGCTTTCCGGTGCTCTGCTGGGCCGACGTCAGCATGAATCAAATACGTACTCTCATGCCGGAGCTGGTGGCCAATACACGATGCACGATTCACGGAGTCCCCGACGTGCTACGTATATACCTTCAAG ATAATCCCGTGTTGTGCGACGCCGGACTGGCTGACTTGACCGTCGCGCTCGAGGTAAATCACGCCAAGGTTTACGGGGTCGGCAGCGATTGTCCGAGTACAACGACGTCGGCACCATCGCCTCCGCCGCttccgacgacgacgacgacgacgacgtcagcaacgacgacgacgacaacgacgacaacgacgacgtcgtcgtcgacggcAGTCGAGCCGACATCGGTTCTACCGCCGGCGCCGTTGCCGCCGAAGCTGCTGCTGGCCGCCGCGGCGGCCGTGTCGGGCGGCAACGTGTCCTTCGCCGCCACCCTCGAGTAA